A window of the Canis lupus baileyi chromosome 8, mCanLup2.hap1, whole genome shotgun sequence genome harbors these coding sequences:
- the SPACDR gene encoding sperm acrosome developmental regulator, whose protein sequence is MAVVMRFFRWIWRKITCWVFFWKHKAKSTILEHHDSQKSALKVEKTPKVVETFKLVEPCEGAKVSKTEETAKVADPFTLAKSTEKAEVEKRCEGRSLLQLPRTAVKSVSMLMGSALQSGWQMCTWKSSVSSTSISSQMKSGSPLETPEAEMLREVYLVLWALRKQLRQLARRQERRRRHHIRTHAGPQPEAVQGLKQDARSPL, encoded by the exons ATGGCTGTGGTAATGAGGTTCTTCCGATGGATTTGGCGAAAGATTACTTGCTGG GTTTTTTTCTGGAAACACAAAGCTAAGTCAACCATCTTGGAACACCATGACTCCCAGAAAAGTGCTTTGAAGGTGGAGAAGACCCCCAAGGTGGTTGAGACTTTCAAGTTGGTCGAGCCCTGTGAAGGGGCTAAGGTCTCCAAGACAGAGGAGACCGCCAAGGTGGCTGATCCCTTCACATTGGCCAAATCAACAGAGAAGGCTGAGGTGGAGAAGAGATGTGAGGGCCGATCCCTGCTGCAGCTGCCGCGGACAGCTGTAAAGTCTGTATCCATGCTCATGGGCTCGGCCCTACAGAGCGGCTGGCAAATGTGTACCTGGAAG TCCTCTGTGAGTTCTACCTCCATTTCCTCCCAGATGAAATCTGGGTCCCCTCTGGAGACCCCGGAGGCTGAGATGCTGCGGGAAGTGTACCTGGTGCTGTGGGCCCTCCGGAAACAGCTACGACAGCTGGCCCGCAGGCAGGAGAGGCGGAGGCGGCACCATATCCGGACCCATGCTGGCCCCCAACCTGAAGCAGTTCAGGGCCTGAAACAGGATGCCCGGAGTCCCCTGTAG